Proteins encoded in a region of the Panthera tigris isolate Pti1 chromosome B2, P.tigris_Pti1_mat1.1, whole genome shotgun sequence genome:
- the MFSD4B gene encoding LOW QUALITY PROTEIN: sodium-dependent glucose transporter 1 (The sequence of the model RefSeq protein was modified relative to this genomic sequence to represent the inferred CDS: deleted 1 base in 1 codon) encodes MLRWFITVILCAAFLGLGMSVAILGPTFQDLATNVNRNISSLSLIFVGRAFGYLSGSVIGGVLLDAMNHFLLLGLSMLATTVGLYLVPFCKTAGLLIVMMSIFGVSIGILDTGGNVLILAIWGDRGAPHMQALHFSFALGAFLAPLLAKLALGTMGSADNHTEADSHSSLNQSSEADSESLLGVPDNLNLLWAYAVIGTYIFVVSVFFLALFLKKSSRQEKTKASAQRSRRAKYHNALLCLLFLFFFFYVGAEVTYGSYVFSFATTHAGMKESEAAGLNSIFWGTFAACRGLAIFFATCLQPGTMIVLSNIGSLGSSLLLVLFDKSPVCLWIATSVYGASMATTFPSGVSWIEQYTTIHGKSAAFFVVGAALGEMAIPAVIGILQGEYPDLPVVLYTSLGASIATAVLFPVLYKLATSPLDQRKEHRKSEDQKALLSSSELNDYEEDNEEEDAEKWNEMDFEVIEMNDTMRNSVIETSRNILTEPLAEVSSHSHSSAVVLESSPVNTGKSPVNHLQETRLKGTNT; translated from the exons ATGCTGCGCTGGTTCATCACCGTGATCCTGTGTGCCGCCTTCCTGGGTCTG ggaaTGAGTGTTGCTATACTGGGACCCACATTTCAAGATCTGGCAACAAACGTGAACCGCAATATTAGcagtctttctctgatttttgtgGGCCGTGCCTTTGGATATTTGAGTGGCTCTGTGATTGGCGGAGTTCTTCTTGACGCCATGAATCATTTTCTACTCTTGG GGCTGTCAATGTTGGCCACCACAGTTGGTCTCTATCTTGTTCCATTCTGTAAGACAGCGGGATTACTGATTGTCATGATGTCCATCTTTGGTGTTTCAATTGGCATTCTGGATACAG GTGGTAACGTCCTAATCTTGGCTAtatggggggacagaggagccccACATATGCAGGCCTTACACTTCAGTTTTGCCTTGGGTGCCTTCTTGGCTCCACTACTGGCTAAACTGGCATTGGGCACGATGGGGTCTGCTGACAACCACACAGAAGCTGACTCTCACAGTTCTCTCAACCAGTCGTCTGAAGCTGACTCAGAATCTCTACTTGGAGTACCTGACAATCTGAATTTACTGTGGGCTTACGCTGTTATCGGTACCTACATTTTTgtagtttctgtcttttttttggCTCTGTTTTTGAAGAAAAGCTCAAGGCAGGAAAAAACCAAAGCATCAGCTCAGAGGTCTCGAAGAGCGAAATATCACAACGCCCTTCTGTGTCtgctttttctgttcttctttttttatgtgggGGCCGAGGTAACCTATGGCTCTTACGTTTTCTCGTTCGCGACCACCCACGCCGGCATGAAGGAGAGTGAAGCAGCTGGGTTGAACTCCATCTTCTGGGGGACCTTTGCGGCCTGCAGGGGCCTGGCAATCTTCTTTGCTACGTGTTTACAACCTGGAACCATGATTGTGTTAAGCAACATCGGCAGCCTGGGGTCATCTTTACTGCTGGTGCTTTTCGACAAGAGCCCAGTTTGTCTCTGGATAGCAACGTCAGTGTATGGGGCCTCGATGGCAACCACGTTTCCCAGCGGTGTTTCTTGGATTGAGCAATACACCACTATCCATGGGAAATCCGCAGCTTTTTTTGTAGTTGGTGCTGCCCTGGGAGAAATGGCTATTCCTGCGGTAATTGGAATTCTTCAGGGAGAATACCCTGATTTGCCTGTAGTTTTGTATACCTCTTTGGGGGCATCGATAGCCACTGCTGTTTTATTTCCTGTGCTCTATAAACTCGCCACCTCACCTCTCGATCAAcggaaagaacacagaaaaagcgAGGACCAGAAAGCTTTGCTTTCTAGTTCTGAGCTAAATGACTACGAGGAAGACAATGAAGAAGAAGATGCGGAAAAATGGAACGAAATGGATTTTGAAGTGATTGAAATGAATGATACAATGAGGAATTCCGTAATAGAGACATCTAGAAATATTCTGACGGAGCCCTTAGCTGAAGTCTCCAGTCACTCCCACTCCAGTGCGGTGGTGTTGGAGTCCTCTCCAGTTAATACTGGCAAGTCCCCTGTGAATCAC TTGCAAGAAACCAGGCTAAAAGGGACTAACACCTAG